One window of Methanobrevibacter olleyae genomic DNA carries:
- a CDS encoding ferritin produces the protein MVNEKMEAALNAQLNAEVYSGYLYLSMAAYFEDIDLSGFANWMRVQATEELDHGMKFYDYIIRRGARVTLTTIDAPQTEWDSPLSAFEHVLEHEQMVTGLIDDLVNLAIEEKDHATNNFLQWFVEEQVEEEENAMDNLAKLKLAGDNKSILYKLNEELAGRGTEE, from the coding sequence ATGGTAAATGAAAAAATGGAAGCAGCATTAAATGCTCAATTAAATGCAGAAGTATACTCTGGATACTTATACTTATCTATGGCAGCTTACTTTGAAGACATTGACTTATCTGGTTTTGCTAACTGGATGAGAGTACAAGCTACAGAAGAATTAGATCATGGAATGAAATTCTATGATTATATTATTAGAAGAGGAGCAAGAGTAACTCTTACTACAATTGATGCTCCACAAACTGAATGGGATTCTCCCCTTTCAGCATTTGAACATGTTTTAGAACATGAACAAATGGTTACTGGCTTAATCGATGATTTAGTAAATTTAGCTATTGAAGAAAAAGACCATGCAACTAACAACTTCTTACAATGGTTTGTTGAAGAACAAGTTGAAGAAGAAGAAAATGCTATGGATAACTTAGCTAAACTTAAATTAGCTGGTGACAACAAATCAATTTTATACAAACTCAATGAAGAGCTTGCTGGTCGTGGAACTGAAGAATAA
- a CDS encoding rubredoxin produces the protein MVFVCDICGYEYNPDVGDPDNGIEAGTAFEDLPDDWLCPLCGAGKEDFVEE, from the coding sequence ATGGTATTTGTATGTGATATTTGTGGATACGAATACAATCCGGATGTTGGTGACCCAGATAATGGCATTGAAGCAGGAACTGCTTTTGAAGACTTACCTGATGATTGGCTTTGCCCATTATGTGGTGCAGGAAAAGAAGATTTCGTAGAAGAATAA
- a CDS encoding rubredoxin, which produces MAQYKCSVCGYIYDTETGEERRNVPAGTAWEDVPEDFKCPLCGAVKKMFRKQ; this is translated from the coding sequence ATGGCTCAATACAAATGTAGTGTTTGCGGATACATATATGACACTGAAACTGGTGAAGAAAGAAGAAATGTTCCTGCAGGAACCGCTTGGGAAGATGTACCAGAAGATTTCAAATGTCCTTTATGTGGTGCAGTTAAAAAAATGTTCAGAAAACAATAA
- a CDS encoding universal stress protein, with translation MFKNILVASDGSNCGNKAVDLAIDLASKYDAKISALYVMDFALNFSYDDLDDAGGAVLDDITAKGKEKDVVVVEHIITADPIKDMATMIRKINPDIAVFGAYGKSMDKCEEIDYSKIGSVAKNALKVSKVPIILVK, from the coding sequence ATGTTTAAAAATATTTTAGTAGCTAGTGATGGTTCTAATTGTGGGAATAAAGCTGTAGATTTAGCTATTGATTTAGCAAGTAAATATGATGCTAAAATCTCTGCTTTATATGTGATGGATTTTGCTCTTAATTTTTCATATGATGATTTAGATGATGCTGGTGGAGCAGTTTTAGACGATATTACAGCTAAAGGAAAAGAGAAAGACGTGGTTGTAGTGGAACATATTATTACTGCAGATCCCATTAAAGACATGGCAACTATGATAAGAAAAATCAATCCGGATATTGCTGTTTTTGGAGCTTATGGTAAATCTATGGATAAGTGTGAGGAAATAGATTATTCTAAGATTGGTAGTGTAGCAAAAAATGCTTTAAAAGTTTCTAAAGTTCCTATAATTTTAGTAAAATAA
- a CDS encoding ATP-binding cassette domain-containing protein, giving the protein MISIKNLSKSYKLDNGEEIDALKNINLEFKQGEIVGILGTSGSGKTTLLRILRGVEKFDEGEVKIDRYTLKPDSSQFYFNQVKKETAIHLQRSFGIWPETALDNVVRKLYGAKYGDEANTEFEEAHNQFDKEAYELLELVGLKEKADHLASVLSGGEKQRLIMARQLAKKPKVMLLDEPATMACPKTKQEILNAVKKINKELGITIVLVSHLPEIHKFLADRLILLENGEIAKEGDVDEIVDEFLSDIEDPIDVTLESTDETLIKACNLDKRFYLLKGKDVLHIRDIKFDVKRGNALSLVGPSGAGKTILLRMLGGLDVPDEGDVLFKLDKNNDGEVETTWVNIKEAGLDRMEIRRNLGFMHQEFALMYYATIQNQLAVKLGYKRWDMVEEAKERAKELGLPNILLDALYQLTDLPEREAKARLEQIGLDPSILEELFPKFPETEIKEEVKDLFEALDLPLDILARKSYELSGGQKVRAMLALVLVSKPDILLLDEPFGDLDPKTLRTVTNSLKRICKEFGTTIVMVSHNTDFIRELSNRAIFIDKGMLLDDSEDVNNLVDDFIGFCHADYLM; this is encoded by the coding sequence ATGATAAGTATTAAAAACCTTTCTAAATCATATAAATTAGATAATGGGGAAGAAATAGATGCCCTTAAAAATATTAATCTTGAATTTAAACAAGGAGAAATTGTAGGTATTTTAGGAACAAGTGGTTCTGGTAAAACAACTCTCTTGAGAATCTTAAGAGGGGTGGAAAAATTTGATGAAGGTGAAGTTAAAATAGACAGATACACCTTAAAGCCAGATTCCTCTCAATTTTATTTTAATCAAGTTAAAAAAGAAACTGCTATTCATCTTCAAAGATCTTTTGGTATTTGGCCTGAAACTGCCCTTGATAATGTTGTAAGAAAATTATATGGTGCAAAATATGGTGATGAAGCAAATACTGAATTTGAAGAAGCTCACAATCAATTTGATAAAGAAGCATATGAATTACTAGAACTTGTAGGACTTAAAGAAAAAGCAGACCATTTAGCTTCTGTATTAAGTGGTGGTGAAAAACAAAGACTTATTATGGCTCGTCAATTAGCTAAAAAGCCTAAAGTTATGCTTCTTGATGAACCTGCTACAATGGCATGTCCTAAAACTAAACAAGAAATCTTAAATGCAGTTAAAAAAATTAATAAAGAATTAGGCATTACAATTGTCTTGGTTTCACACTTACCTGAAATTCATAAATTCTTAGCAGATAGACTTATTCTTTTAGAAAATGGTGAAATTGCAAAAGAAGGGGATGTTGATGAGATTGTAGATGAATTCTTATCTGATATTGAAGACCCTATTGACGTAACCCTCGAATCCACTGATGAAACTCTTATTAAAGCATGCAATCTAGATAAAAGATTCTATTTACTTAAAGGTAAAGATGTTTTACATATTAGAGACATTAAATTTGATGTAAAAAGAGGAAATGCCCTATCTTTAGTAGGTCCAAGTGGTGCAGGTAAAACAATTCTTCTTCGTATGTTAGGTGGACTTGATGTACCGGATGAAGGGGATGTTTTATTTAAACTTGATAAAAATAATGATGGTGAAGTTGAAACTACATGGGTAAATATTAAAGAGGCAGGTCTTGATAGGATGGAAATTAGAAGAAACTTAGGTTTCATGCATCAAGAATTTGCTTTAATGTATTATGCTACTATTCAAAATCAATTGGCGGTTAAACTAGGATATAAAAGATGGGATATGGTTGAAGAAGCAAAAGAAAGAGCTAAGGAATTAGGCCTTCCAAATATCTTATTAGATGCTTTATATCAGCTTACTGATTTACCTGAAAGGGAAGCTAAAGCACGTCTTGAACAAATTGGCCTTGACCCTTCAATTTTAGAAGAATTATTCCCTAAATTTCCAGAGACTGAAATTAAAGAAGAAGTAAAAGATTTATTTGAGGCACTTGATTTACCATTAGACATTTTAGCAAGAAAATCTTATGAATTGTCTGGTGGTCAAAAAGTAAGAGCTATGCTTGCACTTGTACTTGTATCTAAACCAGATATTTTACTTTTAGATGAACCATTTGGAGATTTAGATCCTAAAACATTAAGAACTGTAACAAACTCACTTAAAAGAATATGTAAAGAGTTCGGCACTACTATTGTAATGGTTTCACACAATACAGACTTTATTAGAGAATTAAGTAATAGGGCTATATTTATTGATAAAGGTATGCTTTTAGATGATAGTGAAGATGTAAATAACTTAGTGGATGACTTTATAGGATTCTGTCATGCTGATTACTTGATGTAA
- a CDS encoding DUF447 domain-containing protein, producing the protein MSFSLESIGIKAGGKYETIYTTMNKAGEVDAAPIGLKCIDDYAVLARIFEGSKTLKNIKETGIFVVNITSDPHVFARSLYGNLEEEEFVRDGDIAYLKNTDAYFIALVKSIEDKEIDKDHVNDGAKFSIINAESLKIIINKQGAKALNRGIFAFLESLVDFSRIDIIDEEKKEEYINRFKENERLIDVVAEGELKEAMKDLKEKLIEKGLDL; encoded by the coding sequence ATGTCATTTAGTTTAGAAAGTATTGGGATTAAAGCTGGAGGAAAATATGAAACTATCTACACCACAATGAATAAAGCTGGTGAAGTGGATGCTGCTCCAATTGGATTAAAATGTATTGATGATTATGCAGTACTTGCACGTATATTTGAAGGTAGTAAAACCTTAAAAAACATTAAAGAAACTGGTATTTTTGTTGTAAATATAACAAGTGACCCTCATGTATTTGCACGTTCATTATATGGTAATTTAGAAGAAGAGGAATTTGTCCGTGATGGGGATATTGCTTATTTAAAAAATACTGATGCCTACTTTATTGCACTTGTTAAATCAATAGAAGATAAAGAAATTGATAAAGACCATGTTAATGATGGTGCTAAATTCAGTATTATTAATGCAGAATCTTTAAAGATCATAATCAATAAGCAAGGTGCAAAAGCTCTTAATAGAGGAATATTTGCATTTTTAGAATCTCTTGTTGATTTTTCAAGAATTGATATAATTGATGAAGAAAAAAAAGAAGAGTACATCAATCGTTTTAAGGAAAATGAAAGACTTATTGATGTTGTAGCAGAAGGAGAGCTTAAAGAAGCAATGAAAGATTTAAAAGAAAAATTAATTGAAAAAGGTCTAGATTTATAA
- a CDS encoding carboxypeptidase-like regulatory domain-containing protein, with protein MKIKNIKFFAILLVLLCCFIGTVSAAEDVSTDFVSGSVDDAVSLDSVQEDVSDSVSTEAITTVSDDAAEEQINEESNAVEIDNNKENVNLTRGTPVNASNWDVLEGACESSGDKIITLTGTSYVPTNQINFTNSATIIGTDSSYITGTYTGVPFLNENSALTITFINVKFRNMNVSNLLQLAGTNVFENCSFYNISAGTGRNAVIYNTDGTMSLIACNITNSSAGYGVVSNYKAGTVTGVVMNVDECKFINNSASVEPGAINNCGILSVNNSEFINNSAAWWAGAIHTHSNAQTVINNSNFTANVAGWNGGALYTYSKLRVYNSIFKENKCHTSAGGGAIGCSNWGSAYNITISNCTFENNTNLCGNTNETPSTGTGGAISAMNSGLLKVFDSTFIHNVAKTGQAIAAYSQGYENITAGIPKVIICNNSFINHTLTSSDTVQLSGNYTFSFNNFTNCYQTNLGTNNTFNNPVTSNNVVVSEELFDSENNIKLSSKNILRDNLPHDVIYVNLSSTNSYEDVDGQSWEQAYGVPIGSFIDNEGLFMAYARINNNGIIYLADGDYKYIFSNRGKSVTFIAQSKDAIFTSLRTTVNSFGDPTPILTFINFTINVANVTMNSNFINCTFVNSSINIAKGIAEIENLEETPFGVTYNLTFDNCEFKDVNSVNSLFTVYKYGRVFLNNCSFDNIVADSIVFKDGDFIDQDGIYFYDCNFSNCNFSGVVDIPGDIEFTDYCAIEDCDYDFDANTSVNSVGDFAHNYLNATKLKVLAVDSVVDISSPDKGVVVVILTDNASAPIAGATVKYSVNGGDEQNATTDENGKVTIGGLSGELTIFVSYLGNESYNPVNGSKFFNFTDEVVNDTNSTNTTPLGPSKTATKLTAPKVSATYNVAKKLAITLADKNGNLLVGKKLIVKVGSISRILTTNSKGEVSFNVATLVPGAYAVSVKFDGDGDYFASSVSSKVVVSKAKPKIKSKAKTFKVKAKVKKLTVTLKDNKGKVLKNTKLRLKLAKKTYTVKTNKKGVATFKVKLSKKGKYTGTIKFSGSKYFKALSKKVKITVKK; from the coding sequence ATGAAGATAAAGAATATAAAATTTTTTGCAATTTTATTAGTTCTTCTTTGTTGTTTCATAGGGACTGTAAGTGCAGCTGAAGATGTATCAACCGATTTTGTTAGTGGTTCTGTTGATGATGCTGTTAGTTTAGATAGTGTCCAAGAGGATGTAAGTGATAGTGTTTCAACTGAAGCTATAACAACTGTATCTGATGATGCAGCAGAAGAACAAATAAATGAAGAATCAAATGCTGTTGAAATAGACAATAATAAAGAAAATGTAAATTTAACTAGAGGAACCCCAGTAAATGCATCTAATTGGGATGTTTTAGAAGGAGCATGTGAGTCATCTGGTGATAAAATTATTACTTTAACTGGTACTAGTTATGTTCCTACAAATCAAATTAATTTCACTAATAGTGCTACTATTATTGGTACTGATAGTAGTTATATTACTGGGACTTATACTGGAGTTCCTTTTTTAAATGAGAATTCTGCTTTGACCATTACTTTTATTAATGTTAAATTTAGGAATATGAATGTTAGTAATCTTCTTCAGTTAGCAGGTACTAATGTGTTTGAAAATTGTAGTTTTTATAATATTAGTGCAGGTACTGGTCGTAATGCTGTGATTTATAATACTGATGGTACTATGAGTCTTATTGCTTGTAATATTACTAATTCTTCTGCAGGTTATGGTGTTGTAAGTAATTATAAAGCAGGAACTGTAACTGGTGTTGTAATGAATGTTGATGAGTGTAAATTTATTAATAATTCTGCTAGTGTTGAACCTGGTGCAATTAATAATTGTGGAATTTTAAGTGTTAATAATTCTGAGTTTATTAATAATTCTGCTGCATGGTGGGCAGGTGCAATTCATACTCATAGTAATGCTCAAACTGTAATTAATAATTCTAATTTTACTGCTAATGTTGCTGGTTGGAATGGTGGAGCATTATATACCTACAGTAAGTTAAGAGTATATAATTCTATCTTTAAAGAAAACAAGTGTCATACTAGTGCTGGTGGTGGTGCTATTGGATGTTCTAATTGGGGTTCTGCTTATAATATAACTATTAGTAATTGTACTTTTGAAAATAATACAAATTTATGTGGTAATACTAATGAGACTCCTTCTACTGGAACTGGTGGTGCAATTTCTGCTATGAATAGTGGATTATTAAAAGTTTTTGATTCTACTTTTATTCATAATGTTGCTAAAACTGGTCAAGCAATTGCTGCGTATAGTCAGGGGTATGAAAATATTACTGCAGGAATACCTAAAGTAATAATTTGTAATAATAGTTTTATTAATCATACTTTAACTAGTTCTGATACTGTGCAACTTAGTGGAAATTACACATTTTCATTTAATAACTTCACTAATTGCTATCAGACTAATCTTGGAACAAATAATACATTTAATAATCCTGTGACTTCAAATAATGTAGTTGTATCTGAAGAATTATTTGATTCTGAAAATAATATTAAATTATCCTCTAAAAATATTCTTAGAGATAATTTGCCTCATGATGTAATTTATGTCAATCTTTCATCAACAAATTCCTATGAAGATGTTGATGGTCAAAGTTGGGAACAAGCATATGGAGTACCAATAGGGTCATTTATAGATAATGAGGGGTTATTTATGGCTTATGCCCGTATAAATAATAATGGAATTATTTATCTTGCAGATGGGGATTATAAATATATTTTTTCTAATCGAGGTAAAAGTGTTACTTTTATAGCTCAAAGTAAAGATGCTATTTTTACTTCACTTAGAACTACTGTAAATTCATTCGGTGATCCTACTCCTATATTAACATTTATTAATTTTACTATTAATGTTGCGAATGTAACTATGAATTCTAATTTCATTAATTGTACTTTTGTTAATTCAAGTATAAATATTGCGAAAGGTATTGCTGAAATTGAGAATTTAGAAGAGACACCATTTGGTGTTACTTATAATTTAACTTTTGATAATTGTGAGTTTAAGGATGTTAATAGTGTAAATTCTTTGTTTACTGTTTATAAGTATGGTAGGGTTTTTTTGAATAATTGTAGTTTTGATAATATTGTTGCTGATTCTATTGTTTTTAAAGATGGTGATTTTATAGATCAGGATGGTATTTATTTCTATGATTGTAATTTCTCTAATTGTAATTTTAGTGGTGTTGTTGATATTCCTGGAGATATTGAATTTACTGATTACTGTGCTATTGAGGATTGTGATTATGATTTTGATGCTAATACTAGTGTAAATTCTGTAGGTGATTTTGCTCATAATTATTTAAATGCTACTAAGCTTAAGGTTCTTGCTGTTGATAGTGTTGTTGATATTAGTTCACCTGATAAAGGTGTTGTTGTAGTTATTTTAACTGATAATGCTAGTGCTCCTATTGCTGGTGCTACTGTTAAATACAGTGTAAATGGTGGAGATGAGCAAAATGCTACTACTGATGAAAATGGTAAAGTTACTATTGGTGGTTTAAGTGGTGAGCTTACTATTTTTGTAAGTTATCTTGGTAATGAATCATACAATCCAGTTAATGGTAGTAAATTCTTTAATTTTACTGATGAGGTTGTAAATGATACTAACAGCACTAATACTACTCCTCTAGGTCCTTCTAAAACTGCTACTAAACTTACAGCTCCTAAAGTTAGTGCTACTTATAATGTTGCTAAGAAACTCGCTATTACTCTTGCTGATAAAAATGGTAATCTTTTAGTTGGTAAGAAACTAATTGTTAAGGTGGGGTCTATTAGTAGGATATTAACTACTAATAGTAAAGGTGAAGTTAGTTTTAATGTTGCTACATTGGTTCCTGGAGCTTATGCTGTTAGTGTTAAATTTGATGGTGATGGTGATTATTTTGCTTCTAGTGTAAGTTCTAAAGTGGTTGTGAGTAAGGCAAAGCCTAAAATTAAGAGTAAAGCTAAAACATTTAAAGTTAAAGCTAAAGTTAAAAAATTAACTGTTACACTTAAAGACAATAAAGGAAAGGTGTTGAAGAATACTAAACTTAGGCTTAAGCTTGCTAAGAAGACTTATACTGTAAAAACCAATAAAAAGGGTGTTGCTACTTTTAAAGTTAAATTAAGCAAAAAAGGTAAATACACTGGAACTATTAAGTTCTCAGGAAGCAAATACTTCAAAGCATTAAGTAAAAAAGTAAAAATAACTGTTAAAAAATAG
- the cofH gene encoding 5-amino-6-(D-ribitylamino)uracil--L-tyrosine 4-hydroxyphenyl transferase CofH, translating to MYNRINVASKLKKILDSAFDEPISVDDGNYLMKLKGSEIYPLLATADAVREEIVGDKVTFINNCNINFTNICHIRCSFCAFGKDANNPEAYLLDDEGILEKAKGAISDGAREFCVMGGVLEDATIEYYEHILKLLKSHYPKVEIHGFSPTMVRDAALNSQIPVDEAFKVLKKAGLGTLPGTAAEILSDRSREIICPKKVNTQDWIDIIKIAHEAGITGSATMMYGHVETMEERVRHLDILREIQLETGGFNEFIPMTFMHEYSPIFLEGQRDLGATGTQDLKLYAVARLMFRDIIPNIQVSWVKMGFRFAQVSLMAGANDLGGTLGGDELSEASGAPDGVNASIKDLSKIVKDLDRVPIERNSEYTEFYPINI from the coding sequence ATGTATAATAGAATTAATGTAGCATCTAAACTCAAGAAAATATTAGATAGTGCCTTTGATGAGCCTATATCAGTTGATGATGGGAATTATTTAATGAAGCTAAAAGGCTCTGAGATCTATCCACTTTTAGCTACTGCAGATGCAGTACGTGAAGAAATAGTTGGAGATAAAGTTACATTTATTAATAATTGTAATATTAACTTCACAAATATTTGCCATATACGTTGTAGTTTCTGTGCTTTTGGTAAAGATGCAAATAATCCGGAAGCTTATTTATTAGATGATGAAGGTATTTTAGAAAAAGCTAAAGGTGCAATTTCTGATGGTGCTCGTGAATTTTGTGTTATGGGTGGTGTACTTGAAGATGCAACTATTGAATACTATGAGCATATTTTAAAATTACTTAAATCTCATTATCCCAAAGTAGAAATTCACGGATTTTCTCCTACTATGGTTAGGGATGCTGCATTAAATAGTCAAATCCCTGTAGATGAGGCATTTAAAGTATTAAAAAAAGCAGGTTTAGGTACATTACCTGGAACTGCTGCTGAAATTTTATCAGATAGGTCAAGAGAGATTATCTGTCCTAAAAAAGTTAATACACAAGATTGGATAGATATAATTAAAATAGCTCATGAAGCAGGTATTACAGGTTCTGCTACAATGATGTATGGTCATGTAGAGACTATGGAAGAAAGAGTTAGGCATTTAGATATTTTAAGAGAAATCCAACTAGAAACTGGTGGATTTAATGAATTTATTCCAATGACTTTTATGCATGAATATTCTCCAATCTTTTTAGAAGGCCAAAGGGATTTAGGAGCTACTGGTACTCAAGATTTAAAGCTTTATGCAGTAGCAAGATTAATGTTTAGAGACATTATTCCAAATATTCAAGTCTCTTGGGTTAAAATGGGTTTTAGATTTGCACAAGTTTCTCTTATGGCAGGTGCAAATGACTTAGGTGGAACTTTAGGTGGAGATGAATTATCTGAAGCTTCTGGAGCTCCAGATGGTGTAAATGCAAGTATAAAAGACCTAAGTAAAATAGTAAAAGATTTAGATAGAGTTCCAATAGAGCGAAACTCTGAATATACTGAATTTTATCCAATAAATATTTAA